Proteins from one Nitrobacteraceae bacterium AZCC 2146 genomic window:
- a CDS encoding enamine deaminase RidA (YjgF/YER057c/UK114 family) (product_source=COG0251; cath_funfam=3.30.1330.40; cog=COG0251; pfam=PF14588; superfamily=55298) translates to MKIQERLLFLGIELPKPSIPSANYVPARRIGSLVFIAGQVPSWEGKDRFTGKLGDTVSIEEGQAAARLCAINVLAQVSAILDGDLERVVSVVRLGGFVNAVPEFRDHPAVINGASDLMVAVFGDAGRHVRVAVGSSSLPRNVPVEIEATFELK, encoded by the coding sequence ATGAAAATACAAGAGAGGCTGCTGTTCCTGGGCATCGAACTGCCGAAGCCGTCGATACCTTCTGCCAACTATGTGCCCGCTCGCCGCATCGGCTCGCTGGTCTTCATCGCCGGCCAGGTGCCGAGCTGGGAAGGAAAAGACCGCTTCACGGGGAAGCTCGGCGACACGGTATCAATCGAGGAAGGCCAGGCGGCGGCGCGACTTTGCGCGATCAACGTGTTGGCTCAGGTTTCCGCGATCCTCGACGGCGATCTTGAACGCGTGGTTTCGGTGGTTCGGCTCGGTGGCTTCGTCAACGCGGTGCCTGAATTCCGTGACCATCCGGCAGTCATCAACGGAGCGTCGGACTTGATGGTCGCGGTGTTCGGCGATGCCGGCCGCCATGTCCGCGTAGCCGTTGGATCGTCCTCTCTGCCAAGAAATGTTCCGGTAGAGATCGAGGCTACGTTCGAATTGAAGTGA
- a CDS encoding isopentenyl diphosphate isomerase/L-lactate dehydrogenase-like FMN-dependent dehydrogenase (product_source=COG1304; cath_funfam=3.20.20.70; cog=COG1304; pfam=PF01070; superfamily=51395): MRSKKLADLLTIDDMLALARRTLPRTLFDFVDGAAGDEATAFWNSAAFQTHALIGSALTEVSTSSVQEVNALASLKSLQRE, encoded by the coding sequence ATGCGCTCCAAGAAACTTGCGGATCTTCTGACGATCGATGACATGCTCGCGCTGGCGCGCCGGACGCTGCCGCGGACGCTATTTGACTTCGTCGATGGCGCCGCTGGTGACGAGGCGACCGCTTTTTGGAACTCCGCTGCTTTTCAAACCCACGCTTTGATAGGGAGCGCCCTGACAGAGGTCTCGACCAGTTCGGTCCAGGAAGTGAACGCGCTTGCGAGCCTCAAGAGCCTGCAAAGAGAATGA
- a CDS encoding opine dehydrogenase (product_source=KO:K04940; cath_funfam=1.10.1040.10,3.40.50.720; ko=KO:K04940; pfam=PF02317,PF02558; superfamily=48179,51735): MKVVIIGAGAGGAAAVAELSLAGHEVTLWNRTAKTLAPFETMGVAYQGVLGEGVFRPAITADLGRAIAGAEVAVVVLPTLSHGPVATLLAQVGWGSTRPIVLNPGHTGGALAFRHAFAEVASPPPIAELSTLTYVARKSHPHLVNITGRAKRVRCAGLPGGQAAVAAGRTLFPGVVEADNVLVCDLSNVNMVLHPPGAVLAAAWVEARAGDFTFYVDAMTPGVTRVMKGLDDERRAVAAAFGIELPSVIEEMRAIGTVSPNAPADDFAAAISAGEANRRIKGPDTLRHRYFMEDFGFGLTPFLALADIAGVEVPVAASLSRLGDIACGAVPGEGRTAQSMGIGGMTRASLLGAVRG; the protein is encoded by the coding sequence ATGAAGGTCGTTATTATCGGAGCAGGCGCAGGCGGCGCGGCGGCGGTGGCGGAGCTTTCGCTCGCGGGCCACGAGGTGACGCTATGGAATCGAACCGCAAAGACGCTGGCGCCGTTCGAGACGATGGGGGTGGCCTATCAGGGCGTGCTGGGCGAAGGCGTTTTTCGCCCGGCCATTACTGCCGATCTTGGCCGCGCTATTGCCGGCGCGGAAGTCGCGGTGGTCGTGTTGCCGACATTGTCCCACGGCCCGGTCGCCACGCTCCTGGCGCAGGTGGGGTGGGGATCGACACGGCCTATCGTGCTCAATCCTGGTCATACCGGGGGAGCGCTGGCGTTTCGCCATGCCTTTGCCGAAGTTGCCAGCCCGCCGCCGATTGCTGAACTGTCGACCCTGACCTATGTCGCCCGGAAATCCCATCCGCATTTGGTCAACATCACCGGGCGCGCCAAGCGGGTTAGGTGCGCCGGTCTGCCAGGCGGCCAGGCGGCGGTCGCCGCTGGCCGCACGCTGTTTCCCGGTGTAGTCGAGGCCGACAACGTGCTGGTTTGCGATCTGTCGAACGTCAACATGGTGCTGCATCCGCCCGGAGCGGTGCTCGCCGCCGCGTGGGTCGAGGCGCGTGCCGGGGACTTCACTTTCTATGTCGACGCGATGACGCCGGGCGTGACTCGGGTGATGAAAGGCCTCGATGACGAACGGCGCGCAGTCGCTGCCGCCTTCGGCATCGAGTTACCCTCCGTCATCGAGGAGATGCGGGCGATCGGCACGGTTTCTCCTAACGCGCCGGCCGACGACTTTGCTGCGGCGATATCCGCCGGCGAAGCCAACCGGCGGATCAAGGGTCCGGACACGTTGCGGCACCGCTATTTCATGGAAGATTTTGGCTTCGGATTAACGCCGTTTCTTGCGCTGGCCGATATCGCGGGTGTCGAGGTGCCGGTCGCTGCATCGCTATCGCGCCTCGGCGACATCGCCTGCGGCGCTGTGCCAGGCGAAGGACGCACAGCTCAAAGCATGGGCATCGGTGGGATGACACGGGCGAGTCTTCTCGGAGCGGTGAGGGGATAG
- a CDS encoding NAD(P)-dependent dehydrogenase (short-subunit alcohol dehydrogenase family) (product_source=COG1028; cath_funfam=3.40.50.720; cog=COG1028; pfam=PF13561; superfamily=51735): MMSGSVLPRTPSFRLDGRRALVTGAGRGIGLAAAAALAEAGADVTLCARSADEVGEIAGSIRAAGFLASTLFMDITDLDLVQQTLDAEEPYDILVNNAGTNRPKPLHLVEVADFDAVFDLNVRAAFFLSKHVASRLMELGRPGSLINMSSQLGHVGAMNRSLYVASKFAIEGLTKALAIELGPAGIRVNAIAPTFIDTPLTRSYGLDETALQSITSKISLGRIGAVEDLMGAIIYLASDASALVTGASLLVDGGWTAQ, translated from the coding sequence ATGATGAGCGGCTCTGTGTTGCCTCGAACGCCGTCTTTCAGGCTCGATGGCCGCCGCGCGCTTGTCACGGGCGCCGGCCGCGGCATCGGACTCGCCGCCGCGGCTGCGCTGGCAGAGGCGGGCGCGGACGTCACGCTGTGCGCGCGATCGGCCGACGAAGTCGGGGAAATCGCCGGATCCATCAGAGCTGCAGGCTTCCTCGCAAGCACACTCTTTATGGACATCACCGATTTGGATCTGGTTCAGCAAACGCTCGACGCTGAAGAGCCCTACGATATTCTCGTCAATAATGCAGGCACTAACCGTCCGAAACCGCTCCATTTGGTCGAAGTGGCAGATTTCGATGCGGTCTTCGACCTCAACGTGCGCGCGGCATTCTTCCTGTCCAAGCACGTGGCGAGCCGCCTGATGGAGCTTGGGCGCCCCGGTTCTTTGATCAACATGTCGTCGCAGCTGGGCCACGTAGGAGCTATGAACCGCTCGCTCTATGTCGCATCGAAGTTCGCGATAGAGGGTCTTACCAAGGCGCTTGCTATCGAACTCGGCCCTGCAGGCATACGGGTGAACGCCATTGCGCCGACTTTTATCGATACGCCGCTGACCAGGTCCTATGGGCTGGACGAGACGGCCCTTCAGTCTATCACGTCTAAAATCAGTCTCGGGCGTATCGGGGCAGTTGAGGATTTGATGGGAGCCATCATCTATCTCGCTTCCGACGCGTCGGCCCTGGTGACAGGTGCATCGTTGCTGGTCGATGGCGGATGGACAGCGCAGTGA
- a CDS encoding hypothetical protein (product_source=Hypo-rule applied; superfamily=51735), with amino-acid sequence MQHSDILVIGTGYFAEIMICDIAVHAKRPVRVVIGGRNKERLSWLKEAGNARAANFGTEAIFETVLLDSSTPAIMGEGIAAVSPSVVVQSASMQSPWKVDRMDSAWSKLVADAGFGMTLAFHAVLPSRTSRALRDGAGATFVNTCYPDGVNQVLRAAGLPIACGVGNIGIFSSIITGLVSQPQRENIRVLGHHQHLVQWRKPGTERTGAPVRAWIGDDEIADVDAMTRHVQLPYRDLNVISGASAVPVLLALAGHGKINAHVPGPGGLPGGYPVTVEKGKTSLNLPKGISEQDAVTWNKSFEAADGVSVSTDGRVVYSEVAQRAIAAHSKELAAGFHVRDIEPAAKALGELRARLGG; translated from the coding sequence ATGCAGCACAGCGATATTCTTGTTATCGGCACCGGCTACTTCGCGGAGATCATGATCTGCGACATCGCTGTTCATGCCAAGCGGCCTGTTCGTGTCGTCATCGGAGGGCGCAACAAGGAGCGACTTTCCTGGCTGAAGGAAGCGGGTAATGCACGCGCCGCCAACTTCGGCACGGAAGCAATCTTCGAGACAGTTCTGCTGGATTCGTCTACGCCGGCGATTATGGGCGAGGGCATTGCGGCGGTGTCGCCCTCTGTCGTCGTGCAGTCCGCTTCGATGCAATCCCCGTGGAAGGTCGATCGCATGGACTCGGCGTGGTCGAAGCTGGTGGCCGACGCCGGCTTCGGCATGACACTCGCTTTCCATGCGGTTCTTCCGTCCAGGACTTCGCGGGCCCTTCGGGACGGCGCCGGCGCTACGTTCGTCAATACCTGCTATCCCGACGGCGTCAATCAGGTGCTACGTGCCGCTGGTCTGCCGATCGCGTGCGGCGTCGGCAACATCGGCATCTTTTCGTCGATCATCACCGGTCTTGTGAGTCAGCCGCAGCGCGAGAATATCCGTGTGCTTGGTCACCACCAGCATCTCGTGCAATGGCGCAAGCCTGGAACCGAGCGGACAGGGGCGCCAGTGCGCGCCTGGATCGGGGATGATGAAATCGCCGACGTCGATGCCATGACCCGTCATGTGCAGCTGCCGTACCGAGATCTCAACGTGATTTCCGGTGCTTCGGCCGTTCCGGTGCTTCTGGCACTTGCGGGACATGGCAAGATCAATGCGCACGTTCCCGGTCCAGGTGGACTGCCCGGCGGCTATCCTGTGACCGTGGAGAAGGGCAAAACGTCGCTCAATCTCCCGAAAGGCATCTCGGAGCAGGACGCTGTCACATGGAACAAGAGCTTCGAGGCGGCGGATGGCGTCAGCGTCTCCACGGATGGTCGCGTTGTCTATTCAGAAGTCGCTCAACGTGCAATCGCTGCCCACAGCAAGGAACTCGCCGCGGGATTTCACGTCCGCGACATTGAACCCGCCGCGAAAGCGCTGGGTGAGTTACGGGCGCGTCTGGGCGGATGA
- a CDS encoding NitT/TauT family transport system substrate-binding protein (product_source=KO:K02051; cath_funfam=3.40.190.10; cleavage_site_network=SignalP-noTM; cog=COG0715; ko=KO:K02051; pfam=PF09084; superfamily=53850; transmembrane_helix_parts=Inside_1_6,TMhelix_7_24,Outside_25_326) — MNTFKKLVLGAALFHGIILSTGAVQAADKVKLRLDWVYGSEHSPIFLAIEKGYFKDENIEIELMPGEGSSVTVKLVGNRDTDFGYATADQVLIAAARGLPLVSTAVVLQQNPTALIFKTTQNIKDAKTDLYGKTIGVQLKSSTGKQWEALKKDLKLDAGKFKEVPADGALVPLMASDRIDVGVGFYFNDALKLRATGEKVDWILLEDLGMKMYSTSLVTNAELIKEKPDLVKRFTRAFMRGWSSAIANPKDAYEAFIKANPSTDKVYAEMKLPEVLKLTASSDAKANGLGHSTKAAWEELQTQLVGMEMMKEKTDVSKVFTNDFLK; from the coding sequence GTGAACACTTTCAAGAAGTTGGTCCTGGGCGCCGCACTTTTCCACGGCATCATACTGTCGACCGGCGCCGTGCAGGCGGCCGACAAGGTCAAGCTCCGTCTCGATTGGGTCTACGGTTCGGAGCATTCCCCAATCTTCCTCGCCATAGAGAAGGGGTATTTCAAGGACGAAAACATCGAGATCGAACTGATGCCGGGCGAAGGATCTTCCGTCACCGTCAAGCTGGTGGGAAACCGCGATACCGATTTTGGCTATGCGACGGCTGACCAGGTGTTGATCGCTGCAGCGCGCGGGCTGCCGCTGGTCTCGACTGCGGTGGTGCTGCAGCAAAACCCGACGGCGCTGATCTTCAAGACGACCCAGAATATCAAGGATGCCAAGACGGACCTCTATGGCAAGACCATCGGCGTGCAGCTCAAGAGCAGCACCGGCAAACAGTGGGAAGCCCTGAAGAAGGACCTCAAGCTTGACGCCGGCAAGTTCAAGGAAGTTCCCGCTGACGGCGCGCTGGTACCATTGATGGCGTCCGACCGGATCGATGTAGGCGTCGGCTTCTACTTTAACGATGCGCTCAAGCTTCGCGCCACTGGCGAGAAGGTAGACTGGATCCTTCTCGAGGATCTCGGCATGAAGATGTATTCCACCTCGCTGGTGACGAATGCGGAGCTGATTAAGGAGAAGCCCGATCTGGTGAAGCGTTTCACCCGCGCCTTCATGAGGGGCTGGAGCAGCGCGATTGCCAATCCGAAGGATGCCTATGAAGCCTTCATCAAGGCCAATCCATCGACCGACAAGGTGTATGCCGAAATGAAGCTGCCGGAGGTCTTGAAGCTCACTGCATCGAGCGACGCCAAGGCCAATGGCCTCGGCCATTCGACCAAAGCGGCATGGGAAGAACTGCAGACACAGCTGGTCGGCATGGAAATGATGAAGGAGAAGACGGACGTGTCGAAGGTCTTCACGAACGACTTCCTGAAGTGA
- a CDS encoding NitT/TauT family transport system permease protein (product_source=KO:K02050; cath_funfam=1.10.3720.10; cog=COG0600; ko=KO:K02050; pfam=PF00528; superfamily=161098; transmembrane_helix_parts=Inside_1_6,TMhelix_7_29,Outside_30_60,TMhelix_61_83,Inside_84_89,TMhelix_90_112,Outside_113_121,TMhelix_122_144,Inside_145_174,TMhelix_175_197,Outside_198_216,TMhelix_217_239,Inside_240_257), translating to MYRASVIVGQIMVFVVFFAIWEVLVHVLHIKPVILPPPTRVAEVAYENRALLLKNTWPTFVAISLGFLSAVVTGFFIAVAIAYSKIVRDLTYPFLVAAQILPKIAFAPLFLIWFGFGLTPKVVIAALIAFFPIVINTAKGLTSVDSELLQYMDSLGANGWEKFSKISLPWAMPYFFAALKISITLAIVGAVVGEFVAAGEGLGYVINASNISLDTELMFAAIICMSILGIALYLVILLLERLFLPQGSDESGVQATM from the coding sequence ATGTATCGCGCATCCGTCATTGTCGGCCAGATCATGGTGTTCGTCGTCTTCTTCGCGATTTGGGAAGTACTGGTTCACGTGTTGCACATCAAGCCGGTGATCCTTCCCCCGCCAACGCGCGTCGCGGAAGTCGCCTATGAAAATCGTGCGTTGCTGCTGAAGAACACCTGGCCGACATTCGTCGCGATCTCGCTGGGTTTCCTCAGTGCGGTCGTTACCGGCTTCTTCATCGCGGTGGCCATCGCCTATTCGAAGATCGTACGTGATCTGACCTATCCGTTCCTGGTCGCAGCGCAGATTCTCCCGAAGATCGCTTTCGCGCCATTGTTCCTGATCTGGTTCGGGTTTGGCCTCACGCCGAAGGTGGTGATCGCCGCGCTGATCGCGTTCTTTCCGATCGTGATCAACACGGCAAAGGGCCTGACATCGGTCGATTCCGAACTGCTGCAGTATATGGACTCTCTCGGCGCCAATGGTTGGGAGAAGTTTTCCAAGATCAGCCTGCCGTGGGCGATGCCGTATTTCTTCGCTGCCCTGAAGATATCGATCACGCTGGCGATCGTCGGCGCTGTCGTCGGTGAATTCGTCGCGGCCGGCGAAGGCCTGGGTTACGTCATCAACGCATCGAACATTTCACTCGACACCGAGCTGATGTTCGCCGCCATCATCTGTATGAGCATTCTCGGCATCGCCCTCTATCTCGTCATCCTACTGCTGGAGCGGCTGTTTCTTCCGCAGGGGTCAGATGAATCGGGCGTTCAGGCGACGATGTGA
- a CDS encoding NitT/TauT family transport system ATP-binding protein (product_source=KO:K02049; cath_funfam=3.40.50.300; cog=COG1116; ko=KO:K02049; pfam=PF00005; smart=SM00382; superfamily=52540) gives MSSAPAISIEDLSVSFKSKTGIVTALDNVSFKIPSRSFLSVVGPSGCGKTTLLKVLSGVLQPSGGRVLFDGEAINKGKVQGQVGYVFQRALLLPWRSALDNVMLTLEVARRGMGKAEREEQARRWLRIAGLEGFEHRMPHELSGGMQQRVSICRALAFQPKILLMDEPFAALDEITRETLQGELLQLWAQTETTVVFITHSIPEAILLSEQIIVMSARPGRVLERIDVPFARPRREEMRELPKFTELAGHVRSLLRQPVAKRPEMEGA, from the coding sequence ATGTCCAGCGCGCCTGCCATCAGCATCGAGGACCTTTCGGTCAGCTTCAAGAGCAAGACCGGCATTGTCACGGCGCTGGACAATGTCTCGTTCAAGATTCCGTCGCGCTCCTTCCTCAGCGTCGTCGGGCCGTCCGGCTGCGGCAAGACGACGTTGCTCAAGGTCCTGTCCGGCGTTCTGCAGCCGTCCGGCGGGCGGGTGCTGTTCGACGGCGAGGCGATCAACAAAGGCAAGGTGCAGGGCCAGGTGGGCTACGTCTTCCAGCGCGCGCTGTTGCTGCCGTGGCGGTCGGCACTAGACAATGTAATGCTGACGCTCGAAGTGGCACGGCGCGGCATGGGCAAGGCCGAGCGCGAGGAACAGGCGCGGCGCTGGCTAAGGATTGCCGGCCTCGAAGGCTTCGAACATCGCATGCCGCACGAATTGTCCGGCGGCATGCAGCAGCGCGTCTCGATCTGCCGCGCGCTGGCCTTCCAGCCCAAGATCCTGCTGATGGATGAACCGTTTGCGGCGCTTGACGAAATCACCCGCGAGACGCTGCAGGGCGAACTGCTGCAACTCTGGGCGCAGACCGAAACGACCGTCGTCTTCATCACCCATTCGATTCCCGAGGCGATCCTGTTGTCCGAGCAAATCATTGTCATGTCCGCACGCCCCGGAAGGGTACTCGAGCGGATCGACGTGCCGTTTGCGCGACCGCGCCGCGAGGAGATGCGCGAACTGCCGAAGTTTACGGAGCTGGCCGGTCACGTCCGTAGCCTGCTCAGACAGCCAGTCGCCAAGCGGCCCGAGATGGAAGGCGCCTGA
- a CDS encoding Xaa-Pro dipeptidase (product_source=KO:K01271; cath_funfam=3.40.350.10,3.90.230.10; cog=COG0006; ko=KO:K01271; pfam=PF00557,PF01321; superfamily=53092,55920), translated as MNMEPKVKGLRAEILMRQARAMLEQGLDAIVSCSPENFAYAAGFVIPSQPLLRHRHAMAIVKTDASLSLFAVDMEETTVAREAPGVPLAIWKEFSEDPMTVLADALGHAGLTSGRIGIELEYLPAGDFARLTASMPKATFVAADKILSRLRQLKTRDEIALLRRLSRIADQAIGDALASVKVGSTELEIAAHLTKNVYELGAENFKLLITATGPRSQLPNVGPTDRRLERGDICRVEIFSVIGGYQAGVCRTAYVEEPPAMAEEIWQLMVDCKYRILELAKPGADCLAIYQDFVDRLIARNLPPISFVGHGIGLHLHEDPYIGATPLLGQPGKSAVLEENMVLGFEPLCYRTGYGFGVQNKDMMLITAMGSELLSDVTDTDKLIRIG; from the coding sequence ATGAACATGGAGCCTAAAGTGAAAGGCTTGCGCGCGGAAATCCTGATGCGCCAGGCACGTGCGATGCTGGAGCAGGGCCTTGACGCCATCGTGTCGTGCTCGCCCGAAAATTTCGCCTATGCCGCAGGCTTTGTAATCCCCTCGCAGCCATTGCTGCGGCATCGGCATGCGATGGCCATTGTCAAGACCGATGCGAGCCTTTCGCTGTTTGCGGTGGATATGGAGGAGACCACGGTCGCGCGCGAGGCACCGGGCGTGCCGCTGGCGATCTGGAAAGAATTTTCCGAGGATCCGATGACAGTGCTAGCAGATGCACTCGGCCATGCCGGACTGACGTCCGGCCGCATCGGCATCGAGCTGGAATATCTGCCGGCCGGCGACTTTGCGCGTCTGACGGCGTCGATGCCGAAGGCAACATTCGTTGCCGCCGACAAGATTCTGTCCCGTCTTCGCCAGTTGAAGACGCGTGATGAGATTGCCCTGCTGCGGCGGCTTTCCCGGATCGCCGATCAGGCGATCGGGGACGCGCTGGCGAGCGTCAAGGTTGGTAGCACGGAGCTGGAGATTGCGGCTCATCTGACCAAGAACGTCTATGAACTGGGCGCCGAGAATTTCAAGCTACTAATCACCGCGACAGGCCCGCGCAGCCAGCTTCCCAATGTCGGCCCCACCGACCGTCGCCTTGAACGCGGCGACATCTGTCGCGTGGAAATCTTCTCGGTGATCGGGGGCTACCAAGCCGGCGTCTGTCGGACCGCCTATGTCGAGGAACCGCCCGCAATGGCGGAAGAAATCTGGCAGCTCATGGTGGACTGCAAGTACCGGATTCTGGAGCTGGCCAAGCCCGGCGCCGACTGCCTTGCCATCTATCAGGATTTTGTCGATCGGCTGATCGCCAGGAACCTGCCGCCGATCTCTTTTGTCGGTCACGGCATCGGGCTTCATCTGCACGAAGACCCCTATATCGGCGCAACGCCGCTGCTGGGACAGCCGGGCAAGTCGGCTGTGCTCGAGGAGAACATGGTGCTTGGCTTCGAACCGCTCTGCTACCGCACCGGCTACGGCTTCGGTGTGCAGAACAAGGACATGATGCTGATCACCGCGATGGGATCGGAGCTGCTGTCGGACGTGACCGATACCGACAAACTGATCCGGATCGGCTGA